The proteins below are encoded in one region of Mycobacterium shinjukuense:
- a CDS encoding class I SAM-dependent methyltransferase: protein MRRAFEDLVAEAMAAPVEGWDFSWLNGRATEERPSWGYQRLMSQRLAAASAALDIHTGGGEVLAGVDKFPPTMAATESWPPNAALATRRLHPRGVVVVAAPDAPPLPFADEAFDLVVSRHPIAVWWDEIARLLRPGGTYLAQHPGPATVSELVEHVIGPQPQLWAQFELSAQGAQARAAGLQIVDMRMERLTAEFFDIGAVVYFLRKLIWTVPDFTAEPYYGRLRHLHERIEAEGRFVTHPTRVLVEARKPDRRS from the coding sequence ATGCGTCGCGCGTTCGAGGACCTGGTAGCCGAAGCCATGGCAGCCCCTGTCGAAGGCTGGGATTTCTCCTGGCTCAACGGCCGCGCGACCGAGGAACGCCCGTCGTGGGGCTACCAACGGCTGATGAGTCAACGCCTGGCAGCCGCGTCGGCGGCCCTGGACATCCATACCGGCGGCGGAGAGGTGCTGGCGGGGGTGGACAAGTTCCCGCCAACCATGGCGGCCACCGAGTCGTGGCCGCCCAATGCGGCATTGGCCACCCGGCGATTGCATCCACGTGGCGTGGTGGTCGTCGCGGCACCCGACGCTCCTCCCCTGCCGTTCGCCGATGAGGCGTTCGACCTGGTGGTCAGCCGCCATCCCATTGCCGTGTGGTGGGACGAGATTGCCCGACTATTGCGACCTGGAGGCACCTACCTGGCTCAGCACCCCGGACCCGCGACGGTATCCGAGCTCGTGGAGCACGTCATCGGGCCCCAGCCGCAGCTGTGGGCCCAGTTCGAGCTGTCCGCCCAAGGCGCGCAGGCGCGAGCCGCCGGGTTGCAGATCGTCGACATGCGCATGGAACGGCTCACCGCCGAGTTCTTCGACATCGGCGCGGTGGTCTACTTTCTGCGCAAGCTGATCTGGACGGTGCCCGATTTCACCGCCGAGCCCTACTACGGGCGGTTGCGTCACCTGCATGAACGCATCGAGGCCGAGGGGCGTTTCGTCACTCACCCCACCAGGGTTCTGGTCGAGGCGCGCAAGCCCGACCGGCGCAGCTAG